The genome window CCTTGCTCACAACGAAGAAAGCGAGTACCAGGACGACGACGACAATCACCAGTTTCTGGAAGATGTCCGCATACTGCTCAACGATGTGCCAGTTCTCGCCCAGGTAGAACCCGGACAGCACGAAGATGGAGTTCCAGATCAGGCTTCCCGCAAGCGTGAGGCCGAGGAAGGTCCACACCGGCATCCGCTCGATCCCTGCGGGAATGGACACCAGGCTTCGGAAGATGGGGACCATGCGTCCGAAGAACACGGCCTTGTATCCGTGGCGGTTGAACCAGGCTTCGACGCTGTCGACGTCTTCAAGGTCCACCAGCGGGGCCTTCGCCACAAGGCGGCGCATCCGGTCACGACCCAGCAGCACACCCAGCAGATACAGCAGCCAGGCGCCCACAACTGACCCCGCAGTGGTCCAGAACAGCGCCTCGAACAGGCTGAAGTTGCCTTGGCTGGCGGTGAATCCTGCAAGCGGAAGGATGACTTCGCTTGGCAGCGGCGGGAAAAGATTCTCCAACGCTATGGCCAGACCCGCACCCGGTGCCCCGATAGTCTCCATCATGCTGACGGCCCAGTCGGCGACACTTCCCAGGGTGGACTCGTTTCCGGTTTGCATGGGCAGGAGATTCAGGTGCGTAGTCATCCCGATTAAGTTTGCCCTATCAGACTGCGCGCTTCGAACGCGGCGCCTGGAACCTGATGTACTACCCCCGATTCTTGCCCAACCCGATTCATTCCGCGTCAGCGGAGGACGTCGATGAGCTCCGGCAGCAGGTCGGCGAACGCCCGCGCGCGATGGCTGATAGCGTTCTTCTCCTCCGGTGACAGCTCGGCGCAGCTGCGGTCCATTCCCTCCGGCTGCAGGAGCGGATCGTACCCGAATCCGCCGTCGCCGCGTGGTTCGGTCAACAGGCTGCCCCGCAATTCCCCGCGCTTGACGACCTCGGTACCGCCGGGAACGGCGAGCGCCGCAGCGCACACGAATTGGGCCGCACGCCGGTTTTCCGGGATGTCGGCCAGCTGGTTCAGCAGCAGCTCCAGATTGGCGGAATCGTCGCCGTGCCTGCCTGCCCAGCGAGCCGAGAAGATTCCGGGGGCTCCCCCAAGCACGTCCACCGCAAGGCCTGAGTCGTCGGCGACTGCAGGGAGGCCGGTTGCTTCGGCGACGGCCCGAGCCTTCAGGAGGGCGTTTTCCTCGAAGGTCGTCCCGCTTTCGACCACGTCCGGCGCACCTGCCGCAGCAGCGTCAACAACCTGCGTGTCGACGTCGAGCCCCGGAACCTTGCCCCTCAACAGGGCGCGGAGTTCACGAAGCTTGCCTGCGTTGCGGGTGGCTAGGACCAGCCGTGCCTGCGTTGTCGGCTGTTCAGGCACCGGTAACCTCGCCCAGCGTCTGCCGCTGGATCTCAGCGAGCTGCGCTGTTCCCAGCAGCGCGAGGTCGAGCAGTGCGTCCAGTTCGGCCCGGTCGAAGGGCGTGCCCTCCGCCGTTCCCTGGACCTCGACGAAGCTTCCGCTTCCCGTGACGACGACGTTCATGTCGGTTTCGGCGCGGACATCTTCGACGTAGGGCAGGTCCAGCATGGGAACGCCGTCGATGATCCCGACGCTGACTGCGGCAACCGTATCGGTGAGCGGGCGCGCTGACTGCGGGATGATCGCATGCTCCTTTGCGTAGCGGATGGCATCAGCCAGTGCCACGTAGGCGCCCGTGATTGCGGCAGTGCGGGTGCCGCCGTCGGCCTGGAGCACATCGCAGTCCAGGACGATAGTGTTCTCGCCCAGCGCGCGCGTGTCGATGATTGAACGCAGGGACCGCCCGATCAAGCGGGATATCTCGTGGGTGCGGCCTCCGATCCGGCCCTTGACGGACTCGCGGTCCGAACGGGTGTTCGTGGCCCGGGGAAGCATGGCATACTCGGCCGTCACCCAGCCCTTGCCCTCGCCCTTGAGCCATCGGGGCACGCCCGCAGTCAGTGATGCCGTGCAGAGGACGCGGGTGTTGCCGAATTCGATCAGTGCAGAGCCCTCGGCCTGGTTCGACCACCCGCGCGTGATGCTGATCGGCCTGAGCTGGTCGGGCGCGCGGCCATCGGCGCGTACTGACCCGCCGGCCGGGTTGGAACCGGACACAGAACCGGACGCGGAGGCAGAAGAGGAGGGGGAAGTCATAGGCCAAGTCTGCCAGAGCCGGTTCGCTACCGGCGATTTGAAGCGGCCTGACCGCTCACACCAGGTAGGACACTCCTGCCACGGCGACGGCGACCTCCCCCTGGTAGCTGCTGCGCGCCTCTTCGAGCGTTCGCACGGCGTCATTCCACACGGGAAGGTGGGTGAGCAGCAGCCTCCGGGAGGAAGCCTCGGACGCAACATCCCCTGCCCTCTTCCCGGTGAGATGGACTCCGCGGATGGCGTCGTCACGTCCTTCATGAAAAGCGGCCTCGCAAAGGAACACATCGGCGCCGGCCGCTGCTTCAACCAGGCCGTCGCACGCGTCGGTGTCACCCGAGTAGGTCAGGATCCGTTTACCCCCGGGCGCTCCGGGATCGGCCACTTCAACACGCAGCGCGTACGCTTCCTCAGCCGGATGCAGGACCGGATACGGAGTGATGGTGAATGGCCCCAGATCCACGGGCTGCCTGGGAGTCCAGGAGTTGAACTCAAAATCCTCATGCATGCCGGGGTCGAGGTCCAGTCCGTAGGCGGTGGCGATCCGGTCTGCAGTGGCGGCCGGACCCCAGACCGGGATCCGCGGCCGGTCCCAGCCGTCCGGGTTCCAGTGGACTGCGACATGGAGCCCACACAGATCCATACAGTGATCCGGGTGAAGATGGGTCAGCAGGATGGCGTCGATATCGCGCAGATCCATGTACCGCTGCAGGGTTCCGAGGGAGCCATTGCCGAGATCCAGCAGGATGCGCCAGGTCTTGCCGTCCTCCTGCACCGTGACGAGGTAGCAGGAGGCAGGAGACTGTGGACCGGGGAAGGACCCGCTGCATCCGACGATGGTCAGTTTCACGCGCGCTCGCCTGCACCAGGCAGGGCATCGGCGCGCGCTGCTGCAATCATCTCCGGCGTGATACGGGCCATGCTGCCGGTCGGATACCGGGCAGCAACGTGATCAACGTGTTCGACGCTGAGCACCTCCGGCCCCAGGAAACGGCGGGCGAGTTCCTCGAAACGCGCGGCGTCCCCCGTGGCGACGAACTGGTGCCGGGGCTCGGAGGAGCCGGTTCGCAGCAGGTCGTGGGAGACCAGCGCCCGGTAGACGTCCTTGGCCGTTTCCTCAGCGCTGGACACCAGGGTGACCGAGTCGCCCATGACGTAGGAGATAACCCCGGTGAGCAACGGGTAGTGGGTGCAGCCCAGAACCAGCGTGTCGACGTCGGCCTCCTGCAGCGGACGGAGGTAGTGGGCCGCGGTTTCCAGCACTTCCCTGCCGGCGGTCACGCCCGCTTCGACGTACTCCACGAACGCCGGGCAGGCCTGGGAAATGATCTCCAGGTGGGGCGCGGCGGCGAACGTGTCCTCGTACGCGCGGGAGCCGACCGTGGCGCTGGTGCCGATGACTCCGATCCGTCCGCTGCGGGTGGAGGCGACCGCGCGCCGGACAGCGGGCTGGATGACCTCGATCACCGGGATCCCGTACCGGGCGGTATACCGTTCCCGCGCATCCCGAAGCACGGCGGCCGACGCCGAGTTGCAGGCAATGACGAGGAGCTTCACCCCTGAATCAACCAGCTCGTCCATGACGCCGAGAGCGTGGGCACGCACCTCCGCGATCGGAAGCGGACCGTAGGGACCGTGGGCAGTGTCTCCTACATAGAGCACCGATTCATGCGGCAGCTGGTCGATCACCGCCCGGGCCACGGTCAGGCCGCCGACGCCCGAATCGAAGATCCCGATGGGGGCCTCGGTGGGCCGGGGAAGGGAAAGATCGGCAGAAGCAGCATCATCAGCAGCGTCGCCGTACCGGGGATCGTCAGCGTTCCAATTCATGATCCTCTGAGAATAGGACGCACCGCCGGAGTTGGCTAAGCGATCAGACGTGTCCTTCGTCACATCCCTCATCGCTCGCCGGAGGGGTGTCCGGCCGACGAGAGGAGCGCCTGGACCAGTCCCTCCTGGACCCAGGTGACGAAGTTATAGACGAGGGCAAGGTAGGACTCGAGATCCTCGGCGTCCTCAAGGTCAGCGATGTCGTGCAGCCGGGCGGCGTCCTCGTCGGTTTGGATATCCAGCCGGTCCGCCAGGACCAGGCGTACATCAGTAAGGGCTTTGGCCAGCAACTGCGCCTGTTCCGGGGTCAGGACCACCTGCGGCTTCTCCATCAGAAGGGCTGCGGCGCGCAGGGCGCCCACCTTCTCTTCACGAAGGGAGCGTTCGGTGAGGCGGCGGAATTCGAGCGCGCCGTCGTCGTCGTTCCGTACCGCGTCAGGGAGCAGGCGGGCAACCGCACTGTCCGCGGGGCGCTCAGCCTCGGGATCAATGCCCACCATCGCGGCCAGCGGATCCTCGTCCTTCCGCTTTTCCGGCTCAAGCAACTGCACGACGTCGGCAAACAGCCGCCGCAGCAGCTTCAGTTCACCCGACTCGAAGTCGCCGGTAATTCCACGCCGGGTTGTCCGGAAAGCACGAGCCACTGCCGCTCCCTACGCGTCCGCTGTCTGGAAAGTGGCCCACAGGCCGTATGAGTGCATGGCAACCGTGTCCCGCTCGGCCTGCTCGCGGGAACCGGTGGAGACCACTGAACGTCCCTGCTCGTGAACCTCAAGCATGAGGGTGCGCGCCTTCGCCTCGCTGTACCCAAAGTAGGTCTGGAAGACGTAGGTAACGTAGCTCATCAGGTTCACCGGGTCATTCCAGACGATCACCACCCACGGCACGTCCGTTCGGGTAGCCACGTCAACGTCCGTCTCCTCAGACTGGTGCGTTTCGGGAAGAACGCCAACACTCATGGTCCCCATTGTAGGTTGGCGGCGCACCCCCGCTTCCGCCGGTACTCACACAGCGAACGCGGGGCTAGAGTTTTCCTGTGAGCCCACACAAGACCTGGCAACATCCCAATTCAGCCCTCTACACCGACCACTATGAGCTGACAATGCTGCAGGCCTCCCTGCATTCGGGGCAGCGCACCGCAGGTCCGTGTTCGAGGTATTCACCCGACGCCTCCCTGAGGGTCGCCGGTACGGCATCGTTGCGGGCACGGGGCGGCTCCTCGAGGGAATCAGGCACTTCCGGTTCGAGGAACCGCAGCTGAGCGCGTTGTCCGCCGCCGGCGTGGTGGATGACGCGACACTGGGCTGGCTCTCTGATTTCCGGTTCTCCGGCAACATCTGGGGCTACGCCGAGGGTGAGGCGTTCTTCCCCTCCTCCCCCGTCCTTATTGTGGAGGGCACTTTCGCCGAGGCCTGCATCCTGGAGACCTACATCCTTTCGGTCCTGAACCATGACAGCGCAATCGCCTCCGCCGCCTCCCGCATGACCAGCGCAGCGGGGAGCCGCCCCTGCATCGAGATGGGTTCGCGGCGCACGCAGGAGGAGTCCGCAGTCGCTGCCGCCCGCGCTGCCGTTATCGGCGGCTTCGCCAGCACTTCTAATCTCGAGGCGGGCAGGCGCTACGGCCTGCGTACCGTGGGCACGGCCGCCCACTCCTTCACTCTCCTGCACGACTCGGAGCCGGAGGCGTTCGCCGCCCAGGTCGCGGCCCTCGGCAAGGGGACGTCACTGCTGGTGGACACGTACGACGTCGAACAGGGCGTCCGCAACGCCGTGGCCGCCGCCGGCCCCGACCTCGGAGCAGTCCGCCTGGACTCGGGGGATCTGGTTGAGCAGGCCCGATGGGTCCGCCAGCTGCTCGATGACCTCGGAAACCACCAGACCCGCATCGTGGTCACGTCCGACCTCGACGAGTACGCGATCGGCCTGCTGGCCTCCGCGCCCGTTGACTCCTACGGGGTGGGAACATCCCTCGTCACGGGCTCAGGCGCGCCCACCGCCGGCATGGTCTACAAGCTGGTGAGCCGGACGGACGACGACGGCACTTTCGTCTCGGTGGCGAAGGCGGCCAAGAACAAGGCTTCGGTCGGCGGGCGCAAGTACGCGCTGCGCCGGCTCAATGAGTCCGGCACCGCGGTGGCCGAGGTGATCGGCATCGGCGACCACCCGCACGACGACGGAAACGACCGCCCGTTGCTCCAGCAGTTCGTCGCCGACGGCGAGCTGCTGCCGGGGTGGACCGGCCCCGAGGGTGTTGAGCGCGCCGTCGAACGCCACCGGAAATCCATGGCGGAGCTCCCCGGGTCCGTCATGAGGCTCCAGCGTGGTGAACCTGCCATCCCCACGGAGTACGAGGAGTTCTCATGACACGCGCTCTGATCATCGTTGATGTCCAGAACGACTTCTGCGAGGGCGGATCCCTCGCCGTCGAAGGCGGAGCGGGC of Arthrobacter sp. JZ12 contains these proteins:
- a CDS encoding DedA family protein, encoding MTTHLNLLPMQTGNESTLGSVADWAVSMMETIGAPGAGLAIALENLFPPLPSEVILPLAGFTASQGNFSLFEALFWTTAGSVVGAWLLYLLGVLLGRDRMRRLVAKAPLVDLEDVDSVEAWFNRHGYKAVFFGRMVPIFRSLVSIPAGIERMPVWTFLGLTLAGSLIWNSIFVLSGFYLGENWHIVEQYADIFQKLVIVVVVLVLAFFVVSKVRKLRRKRHAS
- the rdgB gene encoding RdgB/HAM1 family non-canonical purine NTP pyrophosphatase, with the translated sequence MPEQPTTQARLVLATRNAGKLRELRALLRGKVPGLDVDTQVVDAAAAGAPDVVESGTTFEENALLKARAVAEATGLPAVADDSGLAVDVLGGAPGIFSARWAGRHGDDSANLELLLNQLADIPENRRAAQFVCAAALAVPGGTEVVKRGELRGSLLTEPRGDGGFGYDPLLQPEGMDRSCAELSPEEKNAISHRARAFADLLPELIDVLR
- the rph gene encoding ribonuclease PH yields the protein MTSPSSSASASGSVSGSNPAGGSVRADGRAPDQLRPISITRGWSNQAEGSALIEFGNTRVLCTASLTAGVPRWLKGEGKGWVTAEYAMLPRATNTRSDRESVKGRIGGRTHEISRLIGRSLRSIIDTRALGENTIVLDCDVLQADGGTRTAAITGAYVALADAIRYAKEHAIIPQSARPLTDTVAAVSVGIIDGVPMLDLPYVEDVRAETDMNVVVTGSGSFVEVQGTAEGTPFDRAELDALLDLALLGTAQLAEIQRQTLGEVTGA
- a CDS encoding MBL fold metallo-hydrolase yields the protein MKLTIVGCSGSFPGPQSPASCYLVTVQEDGKTWRILLDLGNGSLGTLQRYMDLRDIDAILLTHLHPDHCMDLCGLHVAVHWNPDGWDRPRIPVWGPAATADRIATAYGLDLDPGMHEDFEFNSWTPRQPVDLGPFTITPYPVLHPAEEAYALRVEVADPGAPGGKRILTYSGDTDACDGLVEAAAGADVFLCEAAFHEGRDDAIRGVHLTGKRAGDVASEASSRRLLLTHLPVWNDAVRTLEEARSSYQGEVAVAVAGVSYLV
- the murI gene encoding glutamate racemase; this translates as MNWNADDPRYGDAADDAASADLSLPRPTEAPIGIFDSGVGGLTVARAVIDQLPHESVLYVGDTAHGPYGPLPIAEVRAHALGVMDELVDSGVKLLVIACNSASAAVLRDARERYTARYGIPVIEVIQPAVRRAVASTRSGRIGVIGTSATVGSRAYEDTFAAAPHLEIISQACPAFVEYVEAGVTAGREVLETAAHYLRPLQEADVDTLVLGCTHYPLLTGVISYVMGDSVTLVSSAEETAKDVYRALVSHDLLRTGSSEPRHQFVATGDAARFEELARRFLGPEVLSVEHVDHVAARYPTGSMARITPEMIAAARADALPGAGERA
- a CDS encoding DUF2017 domain-containing protein — translated: MARAFRTTRRGITGDFESGELKLLRRLFADVVQLLEPEKRKDEDPLAAMVGIDPEAERPADSAVARLLPDAVRNDDDGALEFRRLTERSLREEKVGALRAAALLMEKPQVVLTPEQAQLLAKALTDVRLVLADRLDIQTDEDAARLHDIADLEDAEDLESYLALVYNFVTWVQEGLVQALLSSAGHPSGER
- the clpS gene encoding ATP-dependent Clp protease adapter ClpS gives rise to the protein MSVGVLPETHQSEETDVDVATRTDVPWVVIVWNDPVNLMSYVTYVFQTYFGYSEAKARTLMLEVHEQGRSVVSTGSREQAERDTVAMHSYGLWATFQTADA